In Luteitalea sp., a genomic segment contains:
- a CDS encoding RNA polymerase sigma factor gives MNLTGENLLRELAPQVLGAVIRRFGDFSAAEDAVQEALLAAAMQWPEEGVPDNPRGWLIHVAARRMTDHIRAELARRRRETIVMMQAPPDQQVSPAPDSGVATDQDDTLILLFMCCHPALTRPSAIALTLRAAGGLTTAEIGNAFLVPEATMAQRISRAKQRIKSSGVPFRMPSDRERAERLSAVLHVLYLIFNEGYASSIGPNLQRSDLANEAIRLTRAVHNLLPDEGEVAGLLALMLLTDARRAARTDPDGALIPLDQQDRTLWDRNAISEGIELISATLSKGSIGAYQLQAAIAAVHDEAARAEDTDWPQILALYGLLKRMSDNPMVALNHAIAAAMVHGPPAGLELLKALDTDGRLAGHYRLDAVRAHLLEMAGDREAAIAHYRGAAQETKSIPERDYLMTKAARLAASPP, from the coding sequence TTGAACTTGACCGGCGAGAACCTGCTGCGCGAGCTTGCGCCGCAGGTTCTCGGCGCCGTGATCAGGCGCTTCGGCGACTTCTCCGCCGCGGAGGACGCTGTTCAGGAGGCGCTCCTCGCGGCGGCCATGCAATGGCCCGAGGAGGGGGTGCCCGACAACCCGCGCGGCTGGCTGATCCATGTCGCCGCCCGGCGTATGACCGATCACATCCGCGCCGAGCTCGCCCGCCGGCGCCGCGAAACCATCGTCATGATGCAGGCGCCGCCCGATCAGCAGGTGTCGCCCGCACCAGACAGTGGAGTAGCAACGGACCAAGACGACACGCTCATCCTGTTATTCATGTGCTGCCACCCGGCGCTCACGCGTCCTTCGGCAATTGCGCTCACGCTGCGGGCAGCCGGCGGTCTCACGACCGCAGAGATCGGCAACGCGTTTCTGGTGCCAGAGGCCACGATGGCGCAGCGGATCAGCCGTGCCAAGCAGCGCATCAAGTCCTCCGGCGTGCCGTTTCGCATGCCCAGCGACCGAGAGCGCGCGGAACGGCTCAGCGCCGTGCTGCACGTCCTCTACTTGATCTTCAACGAAGGCTACGCGAGCAGCATCGGCCCGAATCTGCAGCGCAGCGACCTCGCCAACGAAGCCATTCGCCTCACGCGAGCCGTTCACAACCTCCTGCCAGACGAAGGGGAGGTGGCAGGACTGCTGGCGCTGATGCTGCTCACCGATGCCAGGCGCGCGGCGCGGACCGATCCGGACGGCGCCTTGATCCCGCTGGACCAACAGGATCGAACGCTGTGGGATCGGAACGCGATCTCGGAAGGCATTGAGCTCATCAGCGCCACGCTCTCCAAGGGATCGATTGGCGCGTATCAGCTCCAGGCTGCGATTGCGGCCGTCCACGATGAAGCGGCGCGAGCCGAGGACACCGACTGGCCGCAGATCCTTGCGTTGTATGGCTTGCTCAAACGCATGTCCGACAACCCGATGGTGGCGCTCAATCACGCTATCGCCGCGGCCATGGTGCACGGCCCGCCGGCTGGCTTGGAGCTGTTGAAGGCGCTCGACACCGATGGTCGCTTGGCCGGCCACTATCGCCTCGACGCCGTTCGGGCCCATCTGCTCGAGATGGCTGGAGACCGCGAGGCGGCCATTGCGCATTACCGGGGGGCGGCGCAAGAGACGAAGAGCATTCCGGAGCGCGACTATCTCATGACGAAAGCCGCCCGACTCGCCGCTAGCCCCCCTTGA
- a CDS encoding PadR family transcriptional regulator, with translation MPRYDSLHGTLPLLVLKILARRGPLHGYAITTHVEGMSSDVLRVEEGSLYPALHRMEEAGWVKARWRVTERNRRARLYEITPRGRRQLAAEEVRWQAVTSAVGHILKHA, from the coding sequence ATGCCTCGATACGACTCGCTCCATGGCACGCTCCCTCTGCTGGTGCTGAAGATTCTCGCTCGGCGCGGGCCGCTGCACGGCTATGCGATCACGACGCACGTCGAAGGCATGTCTTCTGATGTCCTACGCGTGGAGGAGGGTTCGCTGTACCCGGCGCTCCACCGCATGGAAGAGGCGGGATGGGTCAAGGCCCGATGGCGCGTCACCGAGCGGAACCGCCGCGCGCGCCTTTATGAGATTACACCGCGCGGGCGCCGGCAGCTCGCAGCGGAAGAAGTCCGCTGGCAAGCCGTCACCAGCGCCGTGGGCCACATCCTGAAGCATGCGTAG
- a CDS encoding FtsX-like permease family protein: MSWISRVVNVFRTSRVDPELDEELQFHVEERTEALMRDGLPRKAAEALALRQLGRPLRLREESRDIKLLPWLDSLAQDVRFALRGLRKSPSFAFAAVCTLALGIGANTAIFSVVYAALFKPLPYTNPDELVAISVYVPQLQSRFPSLAIRPVDFEEFRRSNRVFADMAAIRERNFTLTGRGEPERLYGARVSANLFPLLGVQPQLGRTFLREEDVEGHERVVVISHDLWRRRFGADPSIINRTLSLDGQPHIVIGVMPAGFLFPTGKQLHSHVELGPRIDVWKPAAFNQYELSLEELNNFSWGVVGRLKPGTPPQVAQANLDVIAQSIVERMRAKLSAFDEVELRTLITPLRDVYFGSVHQSLVMLMGAVGLLLVIGCVNLVNLLLARLNSRSRELATRAALGAPRSRLVRQLITESVVVAVLGGAAGIPVAAWGTRVLIALGPSDFPAGQAMWLNGPVFLFAMTIVLGAGLAVGLVPATEIARGHLHGNLKDGGRGMTTGKGSGDVRRALVTSEVALCTALLVVAGLLLRGFVNLMRVDKGFEVERVLSVDLALSGERYQGSQRVAFYRDLLDNVRGLPGVASAGAISILPLTSESEGNTTPIFLEADTKVRLDRPVAPYRAVTPGYFAAMGIPLAAGRFLEAEEPASNVVVSERLATHLWPDTQLSSVVGRRIKIGEVTDDPTTIVGVVGDVRAAALDRDPVPALYVPYTRARMAAMTVVIRTTQEPETLAAAVRAQIWKRDNSIPVETMRTMREIVSESVAPRRFQTALVLLFALLALGLALVGVYGVTSYAVARQTQEIGVRLALGAQRSDLLRSVLAQGLRPVVAGLLVGLVLAWTAATAIRSFLFGVAPLDPVALGTVSAALILTAAMACYLPARRAARIDPVVALRRD, from the coding sequence ATGTCCTGGATCTCGCGGGTCGTCAACGTGTTTCGGACATCGCGGGTGGATCCCGAGCTGGACGAGGAGCTTCAGTTTCACGTCGAGGAGCGGACCGAAGCGCTCATGCGCGACGGCCTGCCGCGGAAGGCGGCGGAGGCACTCGCGCTCCGGCAGCTCGGCCGCCCGCTGCGCCTGCGCGAGGAGAGCCGCGATATCAAGCTGCTCCCGTGGCTCGATTCGCTCGCGCAGGACGTCCGGTTCGCGCTTCGCGGCCTGCGCAAGAGCCCGAGCTTTGCGTTCGCGGCGGTTTGCACGCTGGCCTTGGGCATTGGCGCGAACACGGCAATCTTCAGTGTCGTCTACGCGGCGCTTTTCAAGCCGCTGCCGTATACGAATCCCGACGAGCTCGTTGCGATCTCGGTGTACGTCCCGCAGCTCCAATCGAGGTTCCCGAGCCTGGCCATCCGCCCTGTGGACTTCGAAGAATTCCGCCGGTCGAATCGCGTTTTCGCCGACATGGCGGCAATTCGCGAGCGAAACTTCACCCTGACAGGTCGAGGCGAGCCGGAGCGATTGTACGGCGCGCGCGTCTCGGCGAACCTGTTTCCACTGCTCGGGGTGCAGCCGCAGCTCGGACGTACGTTTCTGCGCGAGGAGGATGTGGAGGGGCACGAGCGGGTCGTCGTCATCAGCCACGATCTCTGGCGCAGGCGCTTTGGAGCGGATCCGAGCATCATCAACCGCACGCTCTCGCTCGACGGACAGCCACACATCGTCATCGGCGTTATGCCGGCTGGATTCCTATTTCCGACCGGGAAGCAGCTTCACAGCCACGTCGAGCTCGGCCCGCGCATCGATGTGTGGAAGCCCGCGGCGTTCAATCAGTATGAGCTGAGCCTGGAGGAGTTGAACAATTTCAGTTGGGGAGTGGTGGGGCGCCTGAAGCCTGGAACGCCACCTCAGGTTGCTCAGGCGAATCTCGATGTGATTGCGCAGAGCATCGTGGAGCGAATGCGCGCAAAGTTGTCGGCCTTTGACGAGGTGGAGCTTCGCACGCTGATCACACCGCTGCGCGACGTCTATTTTGGCAGCGTGCATCAGAGCCTCGTGATGCTGATGGGCGCCGTTGGATTGCTGCTCGTCATCGGCTGCGTCAATCTCGTGAACCTGCTCCTCGCCCGTCTGAACAGCCGCTCACGAGAATTGGCGACGCGCGCGGCGTTGGGGGCGCCTCGGAGCCGGCTCGTTCGACAGTTGATCACTGAAAGCGTGGTTGTGGCAGTGCTGGGCGGTGCAGCCGGCATTCCCGTTGCGGCCTGGGGCACGCGCGTGCTGATCGCGCTTGGCCCATCCGATTTTCCGGCTGGCCAAGCCATGTGGCTCAACGGTCCCGTGTTCCTCTTCGCCATGACCATCGTTCTTGGAGCGGGGCTGGCCGTTGGTCTCGTGCCTGCGACCGAGATAGCTCGTGGTCATCTCCACGGCAACCTGAAGGATGGCGGTCGCGGCATGACGACGGGCAAAGGATCCGGCGACGTCCGGCGAGCGCTCGTCACGTCCGAGGTTGCACTGTGCACGGCGCTCCTCGTGGTCGCAGGGCTGCTGCTTCGCGGCTTCGTGAATCTCATGCGTGTGGACAAGGGATTCGAGGTCGAGCGCGTGCTCTCGGTCGATCTCGCGCTATCAGGGGAGCGATACCAAGGGAGTCAGCGCGTTGCCTTCTATCGAGATCTGCTCGACAACGTACGGGGGCTGCCCGGCGTGGCGTCGGCAGGGGCGATCAGCATCCTGCCATTGACGTCGGAGTCCGAAGGCAATACCACACCGATCTTCTTGGAAGCTGACACCAAAGTCCGGCTCGATCGGCCGGTTGCGCCATACCGCGCCGTAACGCCGGGATACTTCGCGGCGATGGGCATTCCGCTCGCGGCCGGCCGATTTCTCGAAGCGGAGGAGCCGGCGTCTAATGTCGTCGTGAGCGAGAGGCTCGCAACGCATCTCTGGCCGGACACTCAGCTCTCGAGCGTCGTCGGCCGTCGCATCAAGATAGGTGAGGTCACCGACGATCCCACCACGATCGTCGGCGTCGTTGGCGACGTTCGAGCGGCTGCCCTCGATCGCGATCCCGTACCAGCGCTCTACGTGCCGTATACGCGTGCTCGGATGGCTGCAATGACAGTGGTGATTCGCACCACCCAAGAACCGGAAACACTCGCGGCCGCCGTCCGCGCGCAGATATGGAAGCGCGATAACAGCATCCCGGTCGAGACGATGAGGACCATGCGTGAGATCGTGTCCGAGTCGGTGGCGCCGCGCCGGTTCCAGACGGCTCTGGTGCTACTCTTCGCCCTGCTTGCGCTCGGTCTCGCGCTGGTTGGTGTGTACGGTGTCACGAGCTACGCGGTCGCGCGTCAAACCCAGGAGATCGGTGTGCGTCTCGCCTTGGGAGCGCAGCGATCAGATCTCTTGAGGTCGGTCCTGGCGCAAGGTCTCCGCCCTGTTGTTGCCGGTCTCCTGGTCGGCCTGGTGCTCGCGTGGACCGCGGCCACGGCGATTCGAAGCTTCCTGTTCGGGGTCGCCCCGCTGGATCCTGTCGCGCTTGGCACCGTCTCCGCCGCGCTGATCTTGACCGCAGCGATGGCCTGTTATCTCCCCGCTCGGCGTGCCGCACGAATCGATCCCGTCGTGGCGCTCCGGCGCGATTAG
- a CDS encoding PadR family transcriptional regulator yields the protein MKKSSLDVVRGTLDVLILRALSWGPQHGYAVSQWIRDQTREELLVEEGALYPALYRMEAKGWVRAEWRVSENNRRAKYYTLTAEGRRHLRQESATWKRYTLAVSRILSATTGPGLRRV from the coding sequence ATGAAGAAATCCAGTCTCGACGTTGTCCGCGGCACACTCGACGTGCTGATCCTCAGAGCCTTGTCGTGGGGACCCCAACATGGCTATGCCGTGTCGCAGTGGATTCGCGATCAGACCAGGGAGGAGCTCCTCGTCGAGGAGGGTGCGCTCTATCCGGCGCTCTACCGGATGGAGGCGAAGGGCTGGGTCCGAGCCGAGTGGCGCGTGAGCGAGAACAACCGGCGCGCGAAGTATTACACGCTCACGGCGGAAGGCCGGCGTCATCTCAGGCAGGAGTCGGCCACCTGGAAGCGCTATACGCTCGCGGTCTCCCGCATCCTGTCGGCCACGACCGGCCCTGGGCTGAGGAGGGTGTGA
- a CDS encoding FtsX-like permease family protein — protein sequence MGEKPAWRRYARFFGADVASDVDEELRFHLDEKTRDLIDSGLTPEAARAEALRQFGEVAEMGRLCQALGQSRERTIERRHAWTGWGRDLQYAVRTLRKAPIVTAVAVLSIALGIGANTAVFTLLDQVLLRKLPVDAPDRIVRVHGEGYYYGSTMGSGRELSYPLYLDFRNHNQVFSGIFGLCPFNAAVSAGERAEMTPGELVTGTYFSTLGVGAIRGRVIGPDDDRVPGGHAVVVISHAYWQRRFGADPYIVGRTLTISNHPMTIIGVVEPGFNGMNIAAGTQVFVPVTMTAEMFADVGPSRLEDRGLRWLNVFARLKRGVTPEQARASLAPFYRSILQTEVNDERFARATDTTKRRFVNDNHIAVTLSPGGHTPVRREMQRPLWILMAIVCGVLLIACANVANLLLARGASRQREVAIRLSLGATRGCIVRQLLVESLMLAIAGGLAGLLLATVGVQLAIGFFVNPESVTLIKASPDLRVLSFTGTVTVLTGLLFGLVPAFQATTPALAPTLKDQAGSVLGGGHVRLRKALVASQVALSLLLLIGAGLFIRSLNGLMTLDLGFETGRLLTFGANPRLAGYEDTRVKHYAIELLAKVRATPGVSAAGFAQVALLRNGWWGSSIAVEGYQATEDQGIGSRCNAVSPGYFEAMGIPLLMGRDFNEGDFRVAEPAGETAEQEEYRVVIASESFVKQYIQGNPIGRHIGFGADPGTPTPIEIVGVVKDSTYASPAEERQGQLYFPFLESRHPRTAWFYVRTAQDPGSMLAAMRRVMQEIDPNVPPLAMRTVDNDLKRSLVNQRLVTGLSTVFGLSATLLAVVGLYGVMAYSVTRRTREIGIRMARGARATRAAWLIMREAMMLVAIGVGVALPAVWWLSRYVQSELYGVAPTDPMAIGVAVLGLTVVAAAAGLIPALRAARINPIRALRHE from the coding sequence ATGGGGGAGAAGCCCGCATGGCGACGGTACGCGCGCTTCTTTGGTGCCGACGTGGCGAGCGACGTCGACGAAGAGCTGCGGTTCCATCTCGACGAAAAGACCCGAGACCTCATCGACAGCGGTCTGACTCCAGAAGCGGCGCGCGCCGAGGCGCTGCGCCAGTTCGGCGAGGTGGCAGAAATGGGGCGCCTGTGTCAGGCGTTGGGGCAGTCGCGCGAGCGGACCATCGAACGGCGCCACGCCTGGACAGGATGGGGTCGCGACCTCCAGTATGCGGTGCGTACGCTGCGCAAGGCACCTATCGTCACGGCGGTGGCCGTGCTCTCGATCGCGCTGGGCATTGGCGCGAACACCGCCGTGTTCACGCTGCTCGACCAGGTGCTGCTGCGAAAGCTGCCGGTGGACGCCCCCGACCGGATCGTTCGTGTCCACGGCGAGGGGTACTACTACGGCAGCACGATGGGCAGCGGGCGCGAGCTCTCCTATCCTCTGTACCTCGACTTTCGGAATCACAACCAGGTGTTCTCCGGCATCTTCGGTCTGTGTCCGTTTAATGCGGCAGTGAGCGCCGGCGAGCGGGCGGAGATGACGCCGGGTGAGCTGGTTACCGGCACCTACTTCTCGACGCTCGGCGTCGGAGCGATCCGCGGACGAGTGATTGGTCCCGATGACGACCGCGTGCCCGGCGGCCACGCCGTCGTCGTCATCAGCCATGCCTATTGGCAGCGACGCTTCGGCGCCGACCCGTATATCGTCGGGCGCACGCTCACCATCAGCAACCACCCGATGACGATCATCGGCGTGGTCGAGCCGGGCTTCAATGGCATGAACATCGCCGCCGGGACGCAAGTGTTCGTTCCGGTGACGATGACGGCCGAGATGTTTGCAGACGTTGGGCCGTCTCGTCTCGAGGATCGCGGGCTGCGCTGGTTGAACGTCTTTGCGCGGCTGAAGCGTGGCGTGACGCCGGAGCAGGCGAGGGCCAGCCTCGCGCCGTTCTATCGTTCCATTCTCCAGACCGAGGTGAACGACGAGCGGTTCGCGCGGGCAACGGATACGACCAAGCGGCGGTTCGTGAACGACAACCACATCGCGGTGACCTTGTCGCCGGGAGGCCATACGCCCGTGCGCCGCGAGATGCAGCGGCCGCTCTGGATTCTGATGGCTATCGTGTGTGGCGTGCTGCTGATCGCCTGCGCCAACGTTGCCAACTTGCTGCTCGCGCGCGGCGCCTCGCGGCAGCGCGAAGTCGCCATTCGCCTCTCGCTGGGCGCGACGCGTGGGTGCATTGTCCGCCAGTTGCTCGTCGAGAGCCTGATGCTCGCCATCGCGGGTGGGTTGGCCGGTCTGTTGCTGGCGACTGTCGGCGTGCAGCTGGCGATTGGATTCTTCGTGAATCCGGAGAGCGTCACGCTCATCAAGGCGAGCCCAGACCTGCGCGTCCTGAGCTTCACAGGCACGGTGACGGTGCTGACCGGCCTGCTCTTCGGTCTCGTTCCGGCGTTCCAAGCCACGACGCCGGCGCTCGCGCCGACGCTGAAGGATCAGGCAGGCAGCGTGCTGGGTGGGGGACACGTCCGCTTGCGGAAAGCTCTCGTTGCCTCACAGGTCGCGTTGTCTCTCTTGTTGCTCATCGGCGCGGGGCTCTTCATTCGCAGCTTGAACGGGCTGATGACGCTCGACCTCGGATTCGAGACGGGTCGGCTCTTGACGTTTGGCGCCAACCCGAGACTGGCCGGCTATGAGGACACGCGCGTCAAACATTATGCGATAGAGCTGCTCGCGAAGGTGCGCGCCACCCCGGGTGTGAGCGCCGCCGGTTTCGCGCAAGTCGCGCTCCTCCGAAACGGCTGGTGGGGCAGCAGCATTGCCGTGGAAGGCTACCAAGCCACGGAGGACCAAGGCATCGGCTCCCGCTGCAACGCCGTCAGCCCCGGATATTTCGAGGCCATGGGCATCCCGCTGCTCATGGGCCGAGACTTCAACGAAGGGGACTTTCGTGTCGCCGAGCCCGCTGGCGAGACGGCCGAGCAAGAGGAGTACCGCGTCGTCATTGCCAGCGAGTCGTTCGTCAAGCAATACATTCAGGGCAATCCGATTGGCCGCCACATCGGGTTCGGCGCAGATCCTGGTACGCCGACGCCGATTGAAATCGTCGGCGTCGTCAAGGACTCCACGTACGCGAGCCCAGCCGAAGAGCGGCAGGGGCAACTGTACTTTCCATTCCTCGAGAGCCGTCACCCACGCACCGCCTGGTTCTACGTACGCACGGCGCAGGATCCGGGATCGATGCTCGCGGCGATGCGCCGCGTGATGCAGGAAATCGATCCGAACGTGCCACCGCTGGCCATGCGCACCGTGGACAATGACCTCAAGCGCTCGTTGGTGAACCAGCGGCTGGTGACAGGGCTGTCGACTGTCTTCGGCCTGTCGGCGACGCTGCTCGCCGTGGTGGGGTTGTACGGCGTGATGGCATACAGTGTAACGCGACGCACTCGGGAGATTGGGATCCGCATGGCGCGCGGCGCACGAGCGACGCGCGCCGCTTGGCTGATCATGCGCGAAGCGATGATGCTGGTTGCGATTGGCGTGGGCGTTGCGCTGCCGGCGGTCTGGTGGCTGAGTCGGTACGTGCAGAGCGAGTTGTACGGCGTCGCGCCAACGGATCCGATGGCGATCGGCGTCGCGGTGCTGGGGCTGACCGTCGTCGCCGCCGCGGCGGGTCTGATTCCCGCGCTGCGCGCGGCGCGCATCAATCCCATCCGCGCGTTGCGGCACGAATGA
- a CDS encoding DUF4287 domain-containing protein — protein sequence MARSDAVRRATGRGRDEWFALLDEWPAARRPYRETADWLTGKHDVSRWWAQKLIVEYQEARGVRPHGVRPNGTFEVSTSKTVAVPVERLFDAFVDTRLRKKWLTEGRMSLRTSQLNRSARFDWEGGPTRVNVDFAGKGRSKSTVAMAHARLANVDEAETTKALWKQRLSELKSFLES from the coding sequence GTGGCAAGGAGCGACGCGGTCCGGCGCGCAACCGGGCGAGGGCGGGACGAGTGGTTCGCACTGCTCGACGAGTGGCCTGCCGCGCGCCGTCCGTACCGAGAGACCGCCGACTGGCTCACGGGCAAGCACGACGTCAGCCGGTGGTGGGCGCAGAAGCTCATTGTCGAGTACCAGGAGGCGCGCGGGGTCCGCCCTCACGGCGTGCGCCCCAACGGCACGTTCGAGGTCAGCACCAGCAAGACGGTCGCGGTGCCGGTCGAGCGGCTCTTCGACGCATTCGTCGATACACGCCTGCGGAAGAAGTGGCTCACCGAGGGGAGAATGTCGCTGCGAACCTCGCAGCTGAACCGCTCGGCGCGCTTCGACTGGGAGGGCGGGCCGACGAGGGTGAACGTCGACTTCGCCGGCAAGGGTCGCTCCAAATCGACGGTCGCGATGGCGCATGCGCGGCTCGCCAATGTAGACGAGGCCGAAACGACCAAGGCCTTGTGGAAGCAGCGACTGTCCGAGCTCAAGTCGTTCCTCGAGTCGTGA
- a CDS encoding prolyl oligopeptidase family serine peptidase produces the protein MIRGVTATVCLFVILVATPRGTARQQEQPAPPTFTLDAIFDGAAAATSASRPVWSPDGTQLAYVWEEGDSSAIWVLDVESGKARSVFGLGDFSWAERDADPTQISEAGYQWAPDGQALLAQLETDLYLIDVAAGTARRLTETAERESDPRFSPDGTQVAVVRDFDLVLLDLESGTERVLTDDGDGDRIRNGIPDWVYWEELWGREGRGYWWSPEGGSIAYYRFDDSDVGRYPLANQVAPYPDVTWQRYPTAGTKNPTVQVGVLRLAGGATTWLQTGSRSDIYLARVDWAEDGSAVYVQRLNRDQTRLELLQCDPEDGRCKTLITEEQRTWVNLSDDYEILDDGRIVWPSERSGWKQLYLYSPDGALIRQLTRVPGAVASLESADEKSGDIIFTAFGAPPLGAARREVYRTSLEGGEAESLTTADGWNVADVAPGGSGYWIHGWSDANRPGESVVRNADGKVVVELPSKAATIAPEDLPAWELLTIPGPNGSKLPARMIRPPDQKANERYPVIMYHYGGPGSQVVVDRWEDSPRSLWLKLMAQRGYVVFSVDNLGSTFFGKRGEDRLHRRFGEVELAAQRAGVDYLSSLPFVDAKRIGIWGWSGGGFNTLYSLTHAPGVWRAAVAGAPVADLTFYDTIWMERYMDHPADNAEGYRDSSPLTAADKLRDRLLIVHGLADDNVHPNNSVAFVAKLTDAGIPFESAFYPKQKHGFRGPAERHLYERMTDFFERALSPEQRVKSSHP, from the coding sequence ATGATTCGAGGCGTCACCGCCACTGTTTGTCTATTCGTCATTCTTGTCGCAACACCTCGTGGGACGGCGCGTCAGCAAGAACAGCCCGCTCCACCAACCTTCACCCTCGACGCGATTTTCGACGGTGCAGCAGCAGCCACGAGCGCGTCACGGCCGGTCTGGTCTCCAGACGGAACGCAGTTGGCGTACGTCTGGGAGGAGGGGGACAGCTCGGCCATCTGGGTGCTGGACGTCGAGTCCGGCAAAGCCCGCTCGGTCTTTGGCCTCGGTGATTTCTCCTGGGCCGAGCGTGATGCGGATCCTACCCAGATCAGCGAGGCCGGTTACCAGTGGGCACCGGACGGGCAGGCGCTCCTGGCGCAGCTCGAGACCGACCTCTACCTGATCGACGTGGCAGCCGGCACGGCACGGCGTCTCACCGAGACGGCCGAGCGCGAGAGCGACCCCCGCTTCTCGCCGGATGGCACGCAAGTCGCCGTCGTACGCGACTTCGATCTCGTCTTGCTCGATCTCGAGAGCGGCACGGAGCGTGTGCTGACCGATGACGGCGACGGTGATCGTATTCGGAACGGCATACCCGACTGGGTCTACTGGGAAGAGCTCTGGGGGCGTGAGGGTCGGGGCTACTGGTGGAGCCCGGAAGGCGGCAGTATTGCCTACTACCGATTCGACGACTCCGACGTGGGGCGTTATCCGCTGGCCAACCAGGTAGCCCCATACCCAGACGTGACCTGGCAGCGCTATCCCACTGCCGGCACCAAGAATCCAACTGTGCAGGTCGGCGTGCTGCGCCTGGCGGGCGGTGCCACCACCTGGCTCCAGACGGGATCCCGCTCCGACATCTACCTCGCCCGGGTCGACTGGGCGGAGGACGGATCGGCTGTCTACGTCCAGCGTCTGAACCGCGACCAGACACGACTCGAGCTGCTGCAATGCGACCCTGAGGATGGGCGTTGCAAGACGCTAATCACCGAGGAGCAGCGGACTTGGGTGAACCTGTCGGATGACTACGAGATCCTTGACGACGGCCGCATCGTCTGGCCGTCAGAGCGGAGCGGCTGGAAGCAGCTCTACCTCTATTCGCCGGATGGCGCGCTCATCCGCCAGCTCACTCGGGTCCCGGGAGCGGTTGCTTCCCTCGAAAGCGCTGACGAAAAGAGCGGTGACATCATCTTCACCGCCTTCGGCGCTCCTCCCCTGGGCGCGGCACGGCGAGAGGTCTACCGCACTTCACTCGAGGGCGGCGAGGCTGAATCCCTGACCACGGCGGATGGTTGGAACGTCGCCGACGTGGCGCCCGGCGGCAGCGGCTACTGGATCCACGGCTGGAGCGATGCGAATCGCCCGGGCGAGAGTGTCGTCCGCAACGCTGATGGCAAGGTGGTGGTGGAGCTTCCGTCAAAGGCCGCGACCATTGCTCCGGAGGATCTGCCGGCGTGGGAGCTGCTCACCATCCCAGGGCCGAATGGCAGCAAGCTGCCAGCACGGATGATCCGACCTCCAGACCAGAAGGCAAACGAGCGATACCCGGTGATCATGTACCACTACGGCGGTCCGGGATCGCAGGTCGTCGTGGATCGTTGGGAGGACTCGCCGCGCAGCCTGTGGCTGAAGCTCATGGCTCAGCGCGGCTACGTCGTCTTCAGCGTCGACAACCTCGGCTCGACCTTCTTCGGCAAACGAGGCGAAGACCGCTTGCATCGTCGCTTCGGGGAAGTGGAGCTGGCAGCCCAGCGCGCAGGCGTGGACTATCTCTCGTCGCTGCCGTTTGTCGATGCCAAGCGGATTGGCATCTGGGGCTGGTCGGGGGGCGGCTTCAACACGTTGTACTCACTCACCCATGCCCCCGGTGTCTGGCGTGCCGCAGTCGCGGGCGCGCCGGTGGCGGACCTCACGTTCTACGACACGATCTGGATGGAGCGCTACATGGATCACCCGGCAGACAATGCGGAGGGCTATCGGGATTCCTCACCACTGACTGCGGCGGACAAGCTCCGTGATCGGCTGCTGATTGTGCACGGCCTGGCGGACGACAACGTCCATCCAAACAACAGCGTGGCGTTCGTCGCGAAGCTGACCGACGCGGGCATCCCGTTCGAATCGGCGTTCTACCCGAAGCAGAAGCACGGTTTCCGCGGACCCGCAGAGCGCCACCTCTACGAGCGCATGACGGATTTCTTCGAAAGGGCGCTCTCGCCGGAGCAGCGCGTCAAAAGTTCCCATCCTTGA